The Candidatus Rokuibacteriota bacterium region TCTTACGGCGCCCAGCGCCTGCGGGCGACCATTGCTCGACTACGCCGTTCCGCATGGCAGCTGCCGGGCCACAGAAGGCATAACACATGCCCAGCCTCGAGAGTCAAAGAATCAGCTCCGCCCGGCTGGGATCGGCACCGACCGCACCGGCCAGGTTCAACTAGAGAGCGTGACCGCTCCCGCGCACCGGCGATGAGAAGATCAGCGAATTGGCGGTTCTAGCCAGACCGCAATTCTCTGCGGCTCCTTCCCCTCGGTCTCCATCGAACCGAGGCGAATCCATCCGCGCACCCCGCAGAAGAGACAGTCAGAGACCTCGCCTGTTCGGGCACTCGCCCGCTGCCACGTCTGGCCGCACGTGCCGCAGGTAACCACATACACGTTCTGTCCGCTTGACCCCATACCTCTCGCTCCTAACCCGGACAGTGACCCCGACCCACTTAGATTCCTCGAGAACTCCCAAGAAATACGCCATGTGGCGCCGGATGAATCGCCACCCCTACCAAACGCACCTATTCCACCGCGACCGGCTTGTGATGCGCATACAAGTCATGGACAACGCTAACGCAAGGCTCGTGCCGCTCGTATGCCCTCGTGTATCGCCCCGTTCTTCCAGCTGATTCGAGGTGGTCGGCGCTCAGGTGATCTCTCCGCTGAACGGTCTTCCCGCTCGTGCCTGCAAGGCTTGCAGTCTTCGAAGGGGCGAAGGGGACGGGGCTTACCGGAAACCTGGAGCCCGAGCCCACGGCCGGCCTACTCAATCTGATATTTCCGGAGCTTGTAGTGAAGCGCACGAGCGCTGATCCCCAAGATCTTGGCGGCGCGCTCCCGGTGAGAAGTCATGTGAAGCAAGGTCTTTCTGATAAGTTGCTCCTCCATCACACGCAGGGGAATTCCTAGAGGGACAGTGATACTCCGCTCGGACCGGTTTCCGGTGAGAATCGTCGCCGGGAGGTGGACGGGCCGGATCACCCGCTCGTTCACAGTTACGACGAGCCGCTCGACAAGGTTTCGAAGCTCCCGGACGTTTCCCGGCCAGACGTACTCATGCAGGGCCTGGAGTGTTGCCGGTGCCAAGAACTTCTCATCGCGTCCGTACTTCGTGCAGAACTCGCGTAGGAAAACCGCCGCGATAAGCGAAATGTCTTCTGTCCGTTCGCGGAGGGGGGGAAGAGAGACGGGGATCACGGCAAGGCGGTAGTAGAGATCTTCGCGAAATGCGCCTGCCTTGACAGCTTCCTCGAGGTTCTTGTTGGTAGCGGCGATGAATCGGACGTCGACGATGATCGGGTGTCTTCCACCCAGCCGTCGCACTTCTCGGTCCTGGAGCACGCGGAGGAAATCGACTTGGCTCTTCGGACTCATTTCGCCGACTTCGTCCAGGAAGAGCGTGCCGCCGGTGGCCTGTTCAATTCTCCCAGGGCGCATGGCCACCGCTCCGGTAAAGGCACCCCGTTCGTAGCCGAACAGCTCCGACTCCAGCAGACTCTCGGGTAGCGCACCGCAGTTCACGGTCACGCAGGGCTGCTCCCGGCGCGGGCTTGCGGCGTGAATGGCGCGTGCCACGAGTTCCTTGCCGGTACCTGACTCTCCCGTGATCAGCACCGTGGCGAGAGTCGGAGCGACCTGGCGGACCCGTTCGTACACGTCCCGCATCTGAGGGCTTCTCCCGACGATGTGGTGGAAGGCCTCGCGCACATTGATGCGCTCGCGCAATTGGCGCACCTCGGTGCGAAGCCTCCGGTGCTCGAGAGCCTTTGCCGCCACATGGGTGAGACGGTCTGGGTCCACGGGCTTCGTGAGGTAGTCGTAGGCATCGAACTTCATTGCCTCAACCGCGCTCTCGATCGTCCCGTAGGCGGTGAGAAGGATAGCCTCTGTGTCCGGATGTGATTGTTTCACCGCACGGAGCACCTCCATGCCGCTCGCCCCAACCATCTTCAGATCGGTCACCACGAGATCAAACGAGGTCTCATGGAAAAGATTCAAGG contains the following coding sequences:
- a CDS encoding sigma-54 dependent transcriptional regulator yields the protein MAESILIVDDDINGRTALARILEKTGYEVAVAESGDQALNLFHETSFDLVVTDLKMVGASGMEVLRAVKQSHPDTEAILLTAYGTIESAVEAMKFDAYDYLTKPVDPDRLTHVAAKALEHRRLRTEVRQLRERINVREAFHHIVGRSPQMRDVYERVRQVAPTLATVLITGESGTGKELVARAIHAASPRREQPCVTVNCGALPESLLESELFGYERGAFTGAVAMRPGRIEQATGGTLFLDEVGEMSPKSQVDFLRVLQDREVRRLGGRHPIIVDVRFIAATNKNLEEAVKAGAFREDLYYRLAVIPVSLPPLRERTEDISLIAAVFLREFCTKYGRDEKFLAPATLQALHEYVWPGNVRELRNLVERLVVTVNERVIRPVHLPATILTGNRSERSITVPLGIPLRVMEEQLIRKTLLHMTSHRERAAKILGISARALHYKLRKYQIE